The Marinilongibacter aquaticus genome has a window encoding:
- a CDS encoding SDR family NAD(P)-dependent oxidoreductase: protein MKKNNKKIKKKKWSIRKIITLTLSIPLAIFLIFYFGIILLFVSKDTSKDTPLYTGEIIANSNQTPLNNSWGHFTEPQEIVEDLDLSGKIFVMTGGHTGTGREAAKAFISKGATVIALTNDMDWAKRNLKGLPNVEIEYLDLQKPKTIDNFTQKFLKSGRKIDVLINSAGIHNTPLQRDDRGNERQFSVNVLGHFELTLKLLPALKKAKGARIINLSSRGHRLNRVHFNDINFEHTPYTGMDAYAQSKTALALLSVKEDELFKQYNVRAFAVHPGPIPTTDLFAGSLVGYASNFKIWYTEFAAKCLRTFWGTEIMNFLRKPENEGDIFKTVQQGGATTTWAAVSSELNNKGGLYLEDCNIAPIVPNGSNAPFGVRPWALDTQDAEKIWSICEKLTGIYYND from the coding sequence ATGAAAAAGAACAATAAAAAAATAAAGAAGAAAAAATGGTCGATTAGAAAAATAATCACTTTAACTCTGAGCATACCTCTAGCTATATTCCTCATTTTTTACTTTGGTATAATTCTATTATTTGTAAGCAAAGACACTTCAAAAGATACCCCGCTATATACGGGCGAAATCATAGCTAATTCTAATCAAACACCATTAAATAATAGTTGGGGACATTTTACAGAACCTCAGGAAATTGTGGAAGACTTAGATTTATCTGGTAAAATTTTTGTGATGACAGGAGGGCATACGGGTACGGGTAGAGAAGCGGCAAAAGCTTTCATAAGCAAAGGGGCAACTGTTATTGCTCTTACCAATGATATGGATTGGGCTAAAAGGAATTTAAAGGGATTGCCGAATGTTGAAATTGAATATTTGGATTTACAGAAACCAAAAACGATTGATAATTTTACTCAAAAATTTTTAAAATCAGGGAGAAAGATTGATGTTCTGATTAACAGTGCAGGGATTCACAATACGCCATTACAAAGAGATGATCGGGGAAATGAAAGGCAATTTTCGGTCAATGTTCTGGGACATTTTGAATTAACTCTCAAATTGTTACCTGCTTTAAAGAAAGCTAAAGGTGCAAGGATAATAAATTTATCATCGAGAGGCCATAGACTGAATAGAGTTCATTTTAATGATATCAATTTTGAACATACACCCTATACTGGAATGGATGCTTATGCTCAAAGTAAAACAGCTTTAGCATTACTTTCAGTTAAAGAAGACGAATTGTTTAAGCAATACAATGTTAGAGCTTTTGCTGTTCATCCGGGGCCAATCCCAACTACTGACTTATTTGCAGGATCATTAGTAGGATATGCTTCTAATTTTAAAATTTGGTATACGGAATTTGCTGCAAAGTGCTTACGGACATTTTGGGGGACGGAGATAATGAATTTTTTAAGAAAACCAGAAAACGAAGGCGATATTTTTAAAACTGTACAACAAGGGGGAGCTACAACTACATGGGCTGCCGTAAGTTCAGAACTTAACAATAAAGGTGGTCTTTATTTGGAGGATTGCAACATTGCACCAATCGTTCCAAATGGCAGTAATGCACCTTTTGGAGTAAGACCTTGGGCATTGGACACACAAGATGCTGAGAAGATTTGGTCTATTTGTGAAAAGTTAACGGGTATTTATTACAATGATTAA
- a CDS encoding helix-turn-helix domain-containing protein — MEIKSCYIGPEISPEQFIPEHMFWYVVEGEIKGYDGQKNYIFKSGDAFIARKNHLFRYNKLKINGKQRKVVVLFDEEFLKRYQKSHHAEIRKFKSPDAILPLNQNKGISQYIQSLMPHYTGSGRIDKAVAEGKREELLSLLLILQPQLSSIFFDYGIPGKIDLKKFITHNYKFNVKLERLAFLTGRSLSAFKRDFKEIFNDTPNRWLMQKRLQEAHFLIDKKNKKPSEIYLDLGFEDLSHFSFAFKKMFGKTPREIIKKNSPTNTDK; from the coding sequence ATGGAGATTAAGTCTTGTTATATAGGTCCGGAAATTTCACCAGAACAGTTCATACCAGAACATATGTTTTGGTATGTAGTAGAAGGGGAAATAAAAGGATATGATGGACAAAAAAATTATATATTCAAATCAGGAGATGCTTTCATAGCCCGGAAAAATCATTTGTTTCGTTATAACAAGCTAAAGATAAATGGCAAACAACGAAAAGTCGTCGTGCTTTTCGATGAAGAATTTTTGAAACGATATCAAAAAAGCCATCATGCTGAAATAAGAAAATTTAAGTCTCCAGATGCAATTTTACCTTTAAATCAAAATAAAGGGATTTCACAATACATTCAGTCTTTAATGCCACACTATACCGGTTCCGGAAGGATTGATAAGGCAGTTGCTGAAGGTAAAAGGGAAGAGTTACTTTCTTTATTATTGATATTGCAACCACAATTATCTTCTATTTTTTTTGATTATGGTATTCCTGGAAAAATAGATTTAAAAAAATTTATAACTCATAATTACAAATTTAATGTAAAGCTGGAACGATTAGCCTTTCTAACAGGAAGAAGTTTATCGGCTTTCAAACGTGATTTTAAAGAAATATTTAATGATACACCTAATCGTTGGCTTATGCAAAAACGATTACAGGAAGCTCATTTTTTAATTGACAAAAAAAATAAAAAGCCTTCAGAGATTTATTTGGATTTAGGCTTTGAAGACTTATCACATTTTTCATTTGCATTTAAAAAAATGTTTGGAAAAACACCAAGGGAAATAATTAAAAAAAATAGTCCTACAAATACTGACAAATAA